One Peribacillus sp. FSL H8-0477 genomic window, TGTAATACCCATCAATCCTTTCTTAACTAATAGTGGTTATTTATTATTATACATTTTTAACAGAATAATCAAACTATTTACCTGCAAAAAAAGGAATAAATTTTATCTTTCTTCAAAAACTGCAGTTAATCAAGACAACCGCCATTTACCCATCTAAATTTCGGCTTTTTTTGCTATTTTTGTGAAACTTGCAGTATTTTCAAACGTTTTAAGAGCTTTTGTCACTCGGCAGGAATATCTAAAAGGGTTTGCAGAATATAGTCTACATCTGATTTTTTAAACTATTTCAATAAGGGGCTGACATGATGGTAAATGATTTGATTAACAGAGCTTACACAATTCAAGATGTTGCTAAACGAATTAATACTGGTGTTGGAACGATTAGACAATGGGAAAAGGATTTAAAGGGTTTGTTGACGATTCCCCGTTCAAAGCAAGGAGCGAGGTTTTATACGGAAAAAGAAATTTCCATGCTTGAAAAGATTAAGGATATGCGGGCAAAAAATCTGAGTAAAGAGATGATACGAATGATTTTAGAAAAAAATTCTGAAGAAAGTGAAGCCGCTGCGGGTCCTGTAGAAACTCTATTGCCGAAAAAAGCTGCAACTGAACTTAAAACAAGTCCCCCAGAAACTGAAGTAACGGACTTTGAAAAGTTCTACTCAGCGATGGAATTGTATAAAAAAGATTTACTGACTGATATTAAACAGGTTATGCAGACTAATGTCCAAAGTATGATGGATGAATTAAAAAATGATATTTATCAGGGCTCGCTAGACACAGTACAGAGCGTTTCAAAATCAATTCACCGATCTAATGAGAAGAGAAAGGAAGAAATTAATCGGCTGACAGATACGATTATTAATACACATGAACTTACTTCTGAAACGTATGGAACACTCACAACCAGCATTACCAAAGCTTCCGAAGAAACCATAGAACGACTCTCTAAAAAGATTACTAGATCATCAAAAGACTATAACAATACGATGAGTAAGGCTGCTATGACCGTTAAAGAAGCTCATAAAGAAATCCAGAACGTGTCCAATGTCTTTCATGATGAACAAGAGCATTTCGTGGAAACCATGACACAGAATCTAAAAGAATTAACGTTCGCCATACGCGATCGAGAGGATGCTTTTCAGGATATGGTTTCTTCTTTTAGAAAAGCAGCTGCAGGAAAGGATAAGAAATCATGGTGGAAACTCTTCGGTGCGAAACCGATAAAAAAATAAACGACTTCCCAATGGAAAGCCGTTTTTAGTATTTATGTTTTGATTTTCTTGTTCGCACAGCTGTCGAAGCTGGTTGCTTTTTAACCCATTTTAGGTATTTTTTTAACTCTTCGTCATCTTGAAGAAGCAAGATTGTATTTAGTCTTATCCCTAGAACTCGGTTTGAATAGAGTGCATGAATTTGTTTATGACAGGCTTTGCAAAGCATGGCAGTCGGCATATGACTGCCTCCTTCTTCTCTTGGTGTGAGGTGGTGAACGGTTAGTTCAATATCTTCCCTCTCACAAAGCTCACAAGTTCTCATCAATCAATCCCTCATTACCTTCAGTCTGGAATGACTGCATTCCCTTCTTCAACTATATGGTAGAGCAAGTGGGCAAGATGATGAATAGGGTCTGCTTCTTCTTCACTTTCATCCTCCTCATCATCCATGTTCATACCTAATGTATATAACGCCAGAAACTCATAAAAATCTTTCATTTCAAAAGAGTAACAGCCATTCGGTTCTTCATTATCTTCTTCATATTGAAGAACGAGATATGAAATATTTCCTCCATCATCTTCCGCATCAAAGAACACGAAGTAACCTACGTTTGTATCCAATTCAAACAAACGGCGTGTTCCACGTGTAGTTGAAGTGGTAAATTCCTGCTCAGTTAATTTTTGAATCTGCATAACATCCACATTATCTTCTTGGTGGAAGCTCACATTAAAGGTTTTCATACGTTAAAATCCTCCTCTTTTCACTCTACTTCTATAATCTGTCCACTTTTCTGGTTCATTATCGCTGTTTTTTCAGGAATATCCATTTCAAGACAGATTGGACAATGATCACTTCCAAGCACCTCGGAATGAATCGAAGCATCCTTTAATACAGGTATTAATGAAGTTGAAACAATAAAATAATCAATCCGCCAGCCAATATTTCGTTCACGGACTTTACTCATATACGACCACCAGGAATAACTGCCTTCACGTTCAGGATAGAAATAACGGAAGGTATCCACAAAACCAGAAGCTAATAAATCGGTCAGCTTGCCTCGTTCTTCAACTGTGAATCCTGAATTGCCTTTGTTGGATTTCGCATTTCGTAAATCAATAGCTTCCTTGGCAACATTTAAATCCCCGCAGAAAACTACCGGCTTTATTTGATCAAGCTCTTGAAGATAGGCACGAATCTCATCTTCCCATTCAAGACGGTAATCCAAACGAGTTAAATCACGCTTTGCGTTTGGGACATATACGTTAACCATATAAA contains:
- a CDS encoding MerR family transcriptional regulator, encoding MVNDLINRAYTIQDVAKRINTGVGTIRQWEKDLKGLLTIPRSKQGARFYTEKEISMLEKIKDMRAKNLSKEMIRMILEKNSEESEAAAGPVETLLPKKAATELKTSPPETEVTDFEKFYSAMELYKKDLLTDIKQVMQTNVQSMMDELKNDIYQGSLDTVQSVSKSIHRSNEKRKEEINRLTDTIINTHELTSETYGTLTTSITKASEETIERLSKKITRSSKDYNNTMSKAAMTVKEAHKEIQNVSNVFHDEQEHFVETMTQNLKELTFAIRDREDAFQDMVSSFRKAAAGKDKKSWWKLFGAKPIKK
- a CDS encoding HNH endonuclease; this encodes MRTCELCEREDIELTVHHLTPREEGGSHMPTAMLCKACHKQIHALYSNRVLGIRLNTILLLQDDEELKKYLKWVKKQPASTAVRTRKSKHKY
- a CDS encoding cytosolic protein, encoding MKTFNVSFHQEDNVDVMQIQKLTEQEFTTSTTRGTRRLFELDTNVGYFVFFDAEDDGGNISYLVLQYEEDNEEPNGCYSFEMKDFYEFLALYTLGMNMDDEEDESEEEADPIHHLAHLLYHIVEEGNAVIPD
- a CDS encoding exodeoxyribonuclease III, which codes for MKLISWNVNGIRACVGKGFLEYFNTVDADIFCLQEIKVQEGQIELDLPGYNQYWNYALKKGYSGTAIFTKEKPLSVHYGIGIRTEEPEGRIITLEFETFYMVNVYVPNAKRDLTRLDYRLEWEDEIRAYLQELDQIKPVVFCGDLNVAKEAIDLRNAKSNKGNSGFTVEERGKLTDLLASGFVDTFRYFYPEREGSYSWWSYMSKVRERNIGWRIDYFIVSTSLIPVLKDASIHSEVLGSDHCPICLEMDIPEKTAIMNQKSGQIIEVE